The Tatumella ptyseos genome segment TTTTAGTCAGAACAACCTATCCTTATCCAGGTCGATCAACGTGTCAACGAGGTGAAAACTGGCAGTGGCGACGCTTAACCCTGCGTATACTATGGCCAGAGAATGACTTAACGGCGGGGCAAAATAACGATTCCTGCGTACTATTGATCAGTGACGGTCAATATCATCTGCTATTAACGGGAGATATTGAGAAAGATGCAGAACAGAGATTAGTCACTGCTGAGAAGGGAGGCTTCGCCGTAACCTGGTTACAAGTTCCGCATCATGGTAGCCGAACCTCTTCTAGTGCTTTACTTCTGAGGAAATTTCCTCCGCAGATGGCTCTAGCCTCGGTGGCGAGATATAACGCGTGGCGATTACCGTCCAAAGCTGTAGTGCAACGCTATCAACATCAAGGTATAAAGTGGCTGGATACAGCGCAGTCTGGGCAAATATCACTGAGAGTGAAAACGAACGGCTTTGAGGTTTTACAATTTCGTGACCAAATTTCCCCTCGATGGTACCATCAATGGTTTGGTGTAAAACCTGATTACAGGTAAACTACCCGTCGATGTTAAAAAACGTGAAGAAATAATGCACTTAGACAAAGATCTCTCAACGTGGCAGACGTTTCGTCGTCTCTGGCCAATGATAGCCCCCCATAAAGCAGGATTATTTATTGCTGCGGTCGCCCTCATTATTAATGCGGCAGGGGATACTTTGATGTTATCGCTGCTCAAACCCCTGCTTGACGATGGGTTTGGGAAAGCGGATAAGTCAGTGTTACTGTGGATGCCCTTAGCGGTGATCGGCCTGATGTTAATTCGCGGCGTCACCAGTTATGCCTCCAGCTATTGTATCTCATGGGTATCTGGTAATGTGGTGATGCGTATGCGTCGCACCTTATTTGCTCATATGATGGGTATGCCAGTCTCCTTTTTTGATCAGCAATCGACAGGCACTCTGCTTTCGAGAATAACCTACGACTCTGAGCAAGTTGCTTCGTCATCTTCTAGTGTGCTGGTCACCGTAGTAAGAGAAGGTGCTTCGATCATCGGCTTGTTCATCATGATGTTTTATTATAGCTGGCAACTCTCATTGATATTGATTTTGCTAGCGCCGATTGTTTCCTTCACTATTCGCCTCGTTTCCAAGCGTTTTCGTAATATTAGTAAATCCATGCAAAACACCATGGGTGAAGTGACGACCAGCGCTGAACAAATGCTCAAGGGCCATAAAGAAGTACTTATTTTTGGTGGTCAGGAGATCGAGTCACAACGCTTTGCAGCGGTCAGTAACCGTATGCGTCAACAGGGGATGAAATTAGTTAGCGCCTCATCCATTTCTGATCCAATCATCCAGTTGATAGCTTCTTTAGCGCTTGCCTTCATCCTTTATGCTGCAAGTTTCCCTGCAGTAATGGATACCTTAACGGCAGGAACCATCACCGTCGTCTTCTCTTCAATGATTGCCTTAATGCGCCCGCTGAAGTCATTAACAAACGTTAACGCACAGTTTCAACGTGGTATGGCAGCATGCCAGACATTATTTAGCATTCTCGATTCGGAACAGGAAGTGGATAACGGTCAGCGCACGATAGCACGAGCGCATGGTGATATTGAATTCCGTAACGTGACTTTTACTTATCCTGGACGTGAAATCCCGGCGTTAAAAAATATCAATTTGACTCTGCCTGCTGGGAAAACAGTTGCTTTAGTGGGGCGTTCAGGTTCAGGGAAATCGACGTTAGCCAGTTTGTTAACCCGCTTCTATGATATTCAATCGGGTCAGATACTGTTGGATGGTCACGAAATTACCGACTATAAACTTCAGTCTCTGCGTAATCAGGTAGGGTTAGTTTCACAGAATGTTCATCTATTCAATGATACTGTCGCCAATAATATTGCCTATGCGCGCTCCGAACAATATAGCCGTGAAGATATTGAAAAAGCAGCTAAGATGGCGCACGCCATGGACTTTATCTCGCGTATGGATAATGGTCTGGACACGGTGATTGGGGAGAACGGGGTACTACTCTCTGGCGGTCAACG includes the following:
- the msbA gene encoding lipid A ABC transporter ATP-binding protein/permease MsbA — protein: MHLDKDLSTWQTFRRLWPMIAPHKAGLFIAAVALIINAAGDTLMLSLLKPLLDDGFGKADKSVLLWMPLAVIGLMLIRGVTSYASSYCISWVSGNVVMRMRRTLFAHMMGMPVSFFDQQSTGTLLSRITYDSEQVASSSSSVLVTVVREGASIIGLFIMMFYYSWQLSLILILLAPIVSFTIRLVSKRFRNISKSMQNTMGEVTTSAEQMLKGHKEVLIFGGQEIESQRFAAVSNRMRQQGMKLVSASSISDPIIQLIASLALAFILYAASFPAVMDTLTAGTITVVFSSMIALMRPLKSLTNVNAQFQRGMAACQTLFSILDSEQEVDNGQRTIARAHGDIEFRNVTFTYPGREIPALKNINLTLPAGKTVALVGRSGSGKSTLASLLTRFYDIQSGQILLDGHEITDYKLQSLRNQVGLVSQNVHLFNDTVANNIAYARSEQYSREDIEKAAKMAHAMDFISRMDNGLDTVIGENGVLLSGGQRQRIAIARALLRDSPILILDEATSALDTESERAIQSALDELQRDRTSLVIAHRLSTIEKADMIVVVEDGQIIERGTHQELIAQAGAYAQLHRIQFGQ